The proteins below are encoded in one region of Sphingobacterium sp. R2:
- a CDS encoding DNA polymerase Y family protein, with protein MKKRFASLWFRYLKTDWFTVCKPQLQDIPFVLSIAVQGKLIVSAHNSLAEQAGVYSGMAIADARAFVPSLKIIHEQAGLSEKLLHFIAGWCIRYTPQVSIDEPDGIMLDISGCAHLWGGELAYLTHIASTFKHHGYTVRIGIADTIGAAWAIAHFGADDSIIREQGQLEALLPLHPAALRLEDSQLKRLQALGLQSIGSFVHMPRTVLRRRFGASLLLRLDQAMGLEDEFITPIKSILPYEERLPCLEPICTPNGIALALEDLINKLCKRLSAEGKGLRTAKLNCHRVDGKIETITIETSRATAQVKHILQLFELKISQIEPALGIELFTLGASKVEEVDPVQETLWENRIGLKSPLVTQLLDRLKSRDSSCEILRYVPSAHYWPERSIKIAASMDEVASAEWQTERPRPTRLLKVPERIIVTAPIPDYPPLVFRYKGDSYTIRKADGPERIEREWWIDPGEHRDYYAVEDLEGRRFWLYRSGHYGGQEDEWFLHGFFA; from the coding sequence ATGAAAAAGAGATTTGCGTCATTATGGTTTCGTTATTTAAAAACAGATTGGTTTACTGTGTGTAAACCACAATTGCAAGATATTCCCTTTGTTTTGTCGATCGCAGTTCAAGGAAAACTGATCGTTAGTGCGCATAATTCACTAGCAGAGCAAGCGGGCGTATATTCAGGTATGGCCATAGCGGATGCGCGGGCATTTGTTCCATCACTTAAAATTATCCATGAACAAGCAGGACTGTCTGAGAAATTGCTGCATTTTATAGCTGGTTGGTGCATAAGATATACACCACAGGTTTCAATAGATGAACCCGACGGGATTATGTTAGATATTAGTGGTTGTGCCCATCTTTGGGGCGGAGAATTGGCCTATTTAACACATATTGCCTCTACATTTAAACACCATGGTTATACTGTTCGCATAGGTATTGCTGATACCATTGGTGCCGCTTGGGCGATAGCGCATTTTGGAGCTGATGATAGTATTATAAGAGAACAGGGCCAATTGGAGGCTCTTCTGCCTTTACATCCAGCAGCATTACGATTGGAAGATAGTCAATTGAAGAGGCTGCAAGCGCTTGGATTACAATCCATAGGAAGTTTTGTTCACATGCCCCGGACAGTTTTGCGTAGAAGGTTTGGCGCTAGTTTGCTGCTTCGCCTAGATCAGGCTATGGGATTAGAGGACGAATTTATTACTCCTATAAAGTCTATTTTACCGTATGAAGAGCGTTTACCTTGTCTTGAACCAATATGTACACCAAATGGTATTGCACTGGCTTTAGAAGATTTAATAAATAAATTGTGCAAACGATTGTCGGCAGAAGGTAAAGGATTACGTACAGCCAAATTAAACTGTCATCGGGTAGATGGAAAAATAGAGACAATTACTATTGAAACAAGTCGTGCTACAGCTCAGGTAAAACATATTCTTCAGTTATTTGAACTAAAAATTTCACAAATTGAACCCGCATTGGGTATTGAATTATTTACGCTGGGTGCATCCAAAGTAGAGGAAGTAGATCCTGTTCAGGAAACTCTTTGGGAAAATCGAATTGGACTAAAAAGTCCATTGGTTACCCAACTTTTAGATCGTTTAAAAAGCAGAGATTCCAGTTGTGAAATACTACGATATGTTCCATCTGCACACTATTGGCCTGAACGATCCATAAAAATAGCTGCTTCTATGGATGAGGTCGCATCTGCTGAATGGCAAACCGAGCGTCCACGTCCGACACGACTGTTAAAGGTTCCCGAGCGTATTATAGTCACAGCACCTATACCCGATTATCCTCCCTTAGTGTTCCGTTATAAGGGAGATAGTTATACTATCAGAAAAGCAGATGGTCCCGAACGAATTGAGCGTGAATGGTGGATTGATCCAGGTGAACATCGGGATTACTATGCCGTGGAAGATCTAGAAGGCCGGCGGTTTTGGCTGTATCGATCTGGACATTACGGCGGACAGGAAGATGAATGGTTTTTACATGGCTTTTTTGCATAA
- a CDS encoding helix-turn-helix domain-containing protein, with the protein MTKRNTAVEWKVLLIKAIAKQCPKRFGELRREMEDLAQTTLTVQLRELERDGILCRQIYAESPPRVEYKLSELGKTLLPVIERLDEWWASYQSERG; encoded by the coding sequence ATGACGAAAAGAAATACAGCAGTTGAATGGAAGGTACTGCTCATTAAAGCTATAGCGAAACAATGTCCCAAAAGATTTGGTGAGCTTAGGCGTGAAATGGAAGATTTGGCGCAAACGACATTGACTGTCCAGTTGCGTGAGCTCGAACGTGACGGAATTTTATGTAGACAGATTTATGCCGAATCTCCGCCACGGGTAGAATACAAACTCAGCGAGTTGGGAAAAACTTTATTGCCGGTCATCGAAAGACTTGATGAGTGGTGGGCAAGTTACCAGAGCGAAAGGGGATAG
- a CDS encoding LytTR family DNA-binding domain-containing protein codes for MIKVYILEDEHNIYLYIKSLLDSIPYVQIVGYSPSIVQAERELPISNPDLILADIQLKDGSSLSFLSELKLDIHTIFITAFNQYAIEALNIGAIAYLLKPLVPEQFIEAIEKCYKKSTEFRFNSMQLSMAESYLKAPSRPRKIALRTFEYTQIVNIDDILYCHGDKGYTTFYIKDSKPMMVSKVLKHFETMLPESDFIRCHQSYLVNANYIKKYYKDGQIEMSDGKMIPVATRKKDVIQQFLNEI; via the coding sequence ATGATTAAAGTTTATATTCTTGAAGATGAGCATAATATCTATTTGTATATTAAGTCTTTATTAGATTCGATACCCTATGTTCAAATAGTAGGGTATAGCCCATCCATTGTTCAGGCAGAGCGCGAATTGCCAATATCCAATCCGGATCTTATTTTAGCTGATATTCAACTTAAAGACGGATCAAGTCTGTCCTTCCTTTCAGAGCTGAAATTGGACATTCATACTATTTTTATAACTGCCTTTAACCAGTATGCCATAGAAGCACTCAACATAGGTGCAATTGCTTATTTATTAAAGCCTCTTGTTCCAGAGCAATTTATCGAAGCAATTGAAAAATGTTATAAGAAAAGTACAGAATTTAGATTCAACAGTATGCAGTTAAGCATGGCTGAAAGCTATCTAAAGGCGCCTAGCAGGCCTCGGAAAATAGCGTTACGTACATTTGAATATACCCAGATAGTCAATATTGATGATATTCTATATTGCCATGGTGACAAAGGTTATACCACATTTTATATTAAAGACAGCAAACCTATGATGGTTTCAAAAGTCCTCAAACATTTTGAAACCATGCTTCCAGAATCAGATTTTATCCGTTGCCATCAATCTTATTTAGTAAATGCAAACTACATAAAAAAGTATTATAAAGATGGGCAGATTGAAATGTCTGATGGTAAAATGATTCCTGTTGCGACTAGAAAAAAGGATGTTATCCAACAATTCCTGAATGAAATATAA
- a CDS encoding response regulator — MNTVKILLVEDHMVVRNGIKLLLESQGEFKVIGEASGGTEALSQLADGVVPDIVLTDVSMEVMDGMELLKNIRQKYPFVKVVILSMLSQICYVVEGFKNGLSGYLLKNIDYNELLFGLKHVAEGGRYISEEISIALLEQVSSDRLCIDNGANIILELDLNERELEVLELIADGFTNLEIADKIFLSKRTVEGYRQNLLDKTKVKNTAELVKYAFQHGLLKK, encoded by the coding sequence ATGAATACGGTTAAAATACTATTGGTTGAAGATCATATGGTCGTGCGTAATGGTATTAAACTACTTTTGGAATCTCAGGGAGAATTTAAAGTAATAGGAGAAGCCTCTGGTGGTACAGAGGCATTGTCTCAGTTGGCGGACGGAGTAGTGCCAGATATTGTTTTGACGGATGTAAGCATGGAAGTAATGGATGGGATGGAGCTGTTAAAGAATATCAGGCAAAAATATCCATTTGTCAAAGTTGTGATATTGTCTATGCTCAGTCAAATTTGTTATGTTGTTGAGGGTTTTAAAAATGGATTGTCAGGATACTTGCTAAAGAATATCGATTATAATGAATTACTTTTTGGATTAAAGCATGTAGCCGAAGGTGGCCGATATATAAGTGAAGAAATTAGCATAGCACTGCTTGAGCAAGTGTCTTCGGATCGACTGTGTATTGATAATGGTGCTAATATCATCCTGGAGCTGGATTTAAATGAGCGAGAGCTAGAAGTGCTCGAATTGATTGCGGATGGTTTTACAAATCTAGAAATTGCCGATAAAATCTTTTTGAGTAAGCGTACTGTAGAAGGGTATCGTCAGAACTTGCTCGATAAAACAAAAGTGAAAAATACAGCAGAATTGGTCAAATATGCTTTTCAGCATGGCTTATTAAAAAAATGA
- a CDS encoding ImuA family protein, giving the protein MMLEEKQALIGKLKRDLLVWQGVPERSGDEIAMDLGPLEKAFPNGTFPKGVIHEFVSFSRIDSAASCGFIVGILGKLMRNAGICIWISSVQTVFPSAISTFGVDPASIVFVSMQQQKDVLWAMEEALKCPGITAVLAEIHQLDFVQSRRLQLAVEKSKVTGFILQHNPKLLLATACAARWKVTSLPSQSIEGLPGIGNPCWNVELLKVRNGTTAKGKIVWTPEGFKILSNKDIESENWNYNYQNLG; this is encoded by the coding sequence ATGATGTTAGAAGAAAAACAGGCTTTGATCGGCAAGCTTAAAAGAGATCTGCTTGTCTGGCAGGGTGTACCTGAAAGGTCAGGTGATGAAATTGCTATGGATTTGGGACCTTTGGAAAAAGCTTTTCCAAATGGTACCTTTCCCAAAGGTGTAATACATGAATTTGTTAGTTTTAGCCGTATAGATAGTGCTGCATCCTGTGGTTTTATCGTTGGTATCCTTGGAAAACTAATGCGAAATGCTGGAATTTGTATATGGATAAGCTCAGTCCAAACCGTATTTCCGTCTGCAATCAGCACATTTGGGGTCGACCCTGCATCGATTGTTTTTGTTTCCATGCAGCAGCAAAAAGATGTTTTATGGGCGATGGAAGAAGCGTTGAAATGTCCTGGTATAACAGCAGTATTAGCCGAGATACATCAGCTGGATTTTGTTCAATCAAGACGGCTTCAACTTGCTGTTGAAAAAAGTAAAGTAACTGGTTTTATACTTCAACATAATCCGAAGCTATTGTTGGCCACCGCTTGTGCGGCACGATGGAAAGTCACTTCTTTGCCTAGTCAATCGATTGAGGGGTTACCCGGTATTGGCAACCCCTGTTGGAATGTCGAGCTGCTTAAAGTAAGAAATGGTACAACAGCCAAAGGAAAAATAGTTTGGACTCCGGAGGGCTTTAAAATATTATCCAACAAGGATATCGAGTCAGAAAATTGGAACTATAATTATCAAAATCTTGGTTAG
- the lgt gene encoding prolipoprotein diacylglyceryl transferase: MVSNQILNYITWKIDPDIFVIPIIDHPIRWYGLFWLLGIILCYSVSRSILRNEGHTIEFLDQLTLYIVLGTIIGARLGHVIFYDPSYYLNNPLKIVAIWEGGLASHGGGIGVVIAIYLFAKKQHLPFLHLADRIALVVPLAGACIRVGNLFNSEMIGKVSDLPWAFVFTHIDDIPRHPAQLYEALFCFLLFIVLYRLWKEKQFRINDGNYFSLLLILLFSFRFLDEFLKVNQEHFEDSLFINMGQILSLPFIVIGVCVFIYNRFKKSVKVN; encoded by the coding sequence ATGGTAAGTAATCAAATATTGAATTATATAACTTGGAAAATAGATCCTGATATTTTCGTCATTCCGATTATTGATCACCCAATTCGATGGTATGGTTTATTTTGGTTATTAGGTATTATTTTATGTTATAGCGTATCAAGATCAATATTAAGAAATGAAGGCCATACAATCGAATTTTTAGATCAGCTCACCTTGTACATTGTCTTGGGCACTATTATAGGCGCTAGGTTGGGGCATGTTATTTTTTACGATCCGAGCTATTACTTAAATAATCCTTTAAAGATAGTTGCGATATGGGAAGGTGGTCTAGCAAGCCATGGTGGAGGTATAGGCGTCGTTATAGCAATCTATTTATTTGCAAAAAAACAGCACCTTCCATTTCTTCATCTGGCAGACCGTATTGCTTTGGTTGTGCCCTTAGCAGGAGCCTGTATCCGTGTCGGCAACTTATTTAACTCCGAAATGATCGGGAAAGTCAGTGATTTGCCTTGGGCTTTTGTGTTTACACATATTGATGACATACCTAGACACCCGGCACAACTTTACGAAGCATTGTTTTGCTTCTTGTTATTCATAGTATTATATCGATTGTGGAAAGAAAAACAGTTTCGAATTAACGACGGCAATTATTTCTCTCTATTGCTGATATTGCTATTTTCATTCCGGTTTTTGGATGAATTTTTGAAAGTAAATCAAGAACATTTTGAAGACTCCTTATTCATCAATATGGGGCAAATACTTAGTCTACCCTTTATTGTTATTGGAGTATGTGTATTTATTTACAATCGTTTTAAGAAATCAGTAAAAGTAAATTAA
- a CDS encoding sensor histidine kinase — translation MIQNLARFIFCFLLFLLMVQLFSCHQNGRQPSKNNKVREDNSLTLTYQDTLLKYLSLQDFKDHTIINKKAIEFGEDQYFNRSGYNWIFLAYNYLLQDKIDSIEIALDNLDGKVSPDLCVLKDYFSIRANFSFNDVTNIGTMEKMIDAKEYALEIKSRFSFLFFNLLANANYRRAEYRQALRDNESWYSYHPNKYDPHVAQAYQEIKFMQYIELHDDNKLKETLDSCKYYANKTTDSAIIMRMYNLQSQYFFSIGNNRQAVEASQKYFNYLSSSKMLNSYAYANLAKNFLNNHQIDSAIYYFNAGLQFIRTHKSKQNKLFYYQNLQLAYALKGDYEKAYFTLDSAYQDYKNSIKNIENDRINEINTRYETEKKDQAIKLLKTTNAFNYQIMVQQRWIFVILFALIFSLAFFIYYRNKQKLLTNINQRIIAENRQLILEQKTRQNQLNPHFIYNAIANLQGLISSEQKSKANQYLILLSRQIRDILELNREEYISLDQEIKSLKNYILLQQMRYQDLFDFEIEKGNIDVDDVMIPPMLIQPFVENAIEHAFKNLNYRGYLQILFSQTSDQLHIIVSDNGRGVQSDMINARHKTSLSQIITKERLELLFNDPMQKATIEIKPNYREDNRGYRVEIHIPLIFTF, via the coding sequence ATGATACAGAATTTGGCAAGATTTATTTTTTGTTTTCTATTGTTCCTATTGATGGTACAGTTGTTTTCCTGTCATCAAAATGGTAGGCAGCCCTCCAAAAATAATAAAGTGAGGGAAGATAATTCACTTACTTTAACCTATCAGGATACGTTACTAAAATATCTCTCTTTACAGGATTTTAAGGATCACACGATCATCAATAAGAAAGCAATAGAATTTGGGGAGGATCAGTATTTTAATAGATCTGGCTATAATTGGATTTTTTTAGCATATAACTACCTGCTACAGGATAAAATTGATTCTATTGAAATTGCATTGGATAACTTGGATGGGAAAGTGTCTCCAGATTTGTGTGTGCTGAAAGACTATTTTAGCATTAGAGCTAATTTTAGTTTTAATGATGTCACGAATATTGGTACGATGGAAAAAATGATCGATGCTAAGGAATATGCGTTAGAAATTAAAAGTAGGTTTAGCTTTCTTTTTTTTAATCTGTTGGCTAATGCAAACTATCGTCGCGCAGAATACAGACAAGCATTAAGAGATAATGAATCATGGTACTCTTATCACCCCAATAAATACGATCCTCATGTTGCCCAAGCATACCAGGAAATCAAATTTATGCAGTACATTGAATTACATGATGATAATAAATTAAAAGAAACATTGGATAGCTGTAAATATTACGCTAATAAAACGACGGATTCAGCGATAATCATGCGTATGTACAATCTGCAATCCCAATATTTCTTTAGCATCGGTAATAATCGACAAGCTGTTGAGGCATCCCAAAAGTATTTTAATTATTTATCTTCGAGCAAGATGCTCAATTCTTATGCTTATGCTAATTTGGCAAAAAATTTTTTAAATAATCATCAAATTGATTCGGCCATATATTATTTTAATGCAGGATTACAGTTTATCCGAACGCATAAAAGCAAGCAAAATAAATTGTTTTATTATCAGAATTTGCAATTAGCCTATGCATTAAAAGGAGATTATGAAAAGGCTTATTTTACATTAGATTCTGCTTATCAAGATTATAAAAATAGTATAAAAAACATTGAAAATGATCGGATAAATGAGATTAATACGCGATATGAAACCGAGAAAAAAGACCAGGCTATAAAACTTCTGAAAACAACCAATGCTTTTAATTATCAGATTATGGTTCAACAGCGGTGGATTTTTGTCATTTTATTTGCCCTTATCTTTAGCCTTGCATTTTTCATCTATTATCGAAATAAGCAGAAATTATTGACAAATATAAATCAGCGTATTATTGCTGAAAATAGACAATTGATTTTAGAACAAAAAACACGGCAAAATCAGTTAAATCCACATTTTATTTATAACGCAATTGCTAATTTGCAAGGTTTGATCAGTAGCGAGCAAAAATCAAAAGCAAATCAATACCTCATCCTCTTATCCCGTCAAATTCGAGATATACTCGAATTAAATAGGGAAGAGTATATTTCTTTGGACCAAGAAATTAAGTCATTAAAGAATTATATACTTTTACAGCAGATGCGCTATCAAGATCTATTTGATTTTGAAATCGAGAAAGGTAATATTGATGTGGATGATGTCATGATTCCACCAATGTTAATACAGCCGTTTGTTGAAAACGCTATTGAACATGCTTTTAAAAATTTAAATTATCGTGGTTACTTACAGATTCTTTTTAGTCAGACGTCAGATCAATTGCATATTATTGTCAGTGACAATGGCAGGGGAGTGCAGTCTGATATGATAAATGCTAGGCATAAGACTTCTTTATCACAGATTATCACTAAAGAGCGTCTTGAGCTTTTGTTTAATGATCCGATGCAAAAAGCAACGATTGAAATAAAACCCAATTATAGGGAAGATAATAGAGGATATCGTGTAGAAATACATATCCCACTTATTTTTACATTTTAA
- a CDS encoding error-prone DNA polymerase, with protein sequence MNYCELQITSNFSFLEGASHPEELIEQAAQLGYHAVAVTDRNSLAGIVRAHVAAKKAGVRLIPACRLDLQDGPSLLAYPTDKEAYGRLSTLLTVGNLRAEKGKCELYKKDVFQYAEGIMFIICPPEKLVAGFELDPFFIEFVQQCQQFLQGFLSLGIKKLYRGDDSKLLFRINQLGKQCDIPLVVLGDVYYHIPERRELQDILTCIRQKCTIQIAGFNLHPNAERYLKSITEVERLFRGYPEAIEQSVKIANACHFSLDDLKYVYPDELSSNGRTTQEELTYLTWEGAKKKFDGDIPDSIRETIQMELDFIQRKNYASYFLTVYDYVRFAKEKGILCQGRGSAANSTVCYCLGITSVDPSKYRLLFARFMSDARDEPPDIDVDFEHERREEVIQYIYEKYGRNRAAIVATVTQVRSKGAIRDVGKAMGLSLDAVGRLAGIVSSHWDDVINLERLVEQGFNPEDQHLRKVLELTYQYIGFPRQLGQHTGGFVITQGNLHELCPVINARMDNRTNLEWNKDDLEALGFLKVDVLALGMLTCIRKAFELARKHYGKELTLADIGAEDDPKVYDMICHADTLGVFQIESRAQMSMLPRLKPKKFYDLVIEVAIVRPGPIQGDMVHPYLRRRNKEEEVDYPSQEIEAILEKTLGVPLFQEQAMEIAIVAAGFTPAEADELRRSMATFKSKGQVSSFHQKMVDGMVKKNYSEEFANRVFKQLEGFGSYGFPESHAASFALLVYVSSWLKYYYPDIFAASLLNSQPMGFYQPAQIVIDAQKHGVLVHPIDVNHSTWDNTLKGEMGKPHALQLGLRQIKGFSMEEAVVLTTGRHNGYSSITAMMDVGLSLATLEKLAHADAFRSLNMDRRQALWEITALGDRPIELFKGQASESITEGQIQLPLLTESQHVVADYAKTSLSIKAHPVSFLRGKLDLLHVVPTAKLGGIKNDMPVKICGLITVRQRPGTSKGVLFITIEDDTGFANIVVWSTVFEKYRKEILRGKLLMVAGKIQAEGEVIHVIAQRCFDMSGLLMDLTAENDNAAGVFHKGRNFH encoded by the coding sequence ATGAATTATTGTGAATTACAGATAACAAGTAATTTCAGTTTTCTCGAAGGTGCCTCGCACCCCGAAGAATTGATTGAACAGGCGGCTCAATTGGGCTATCATGCTGTCGCAGTAACTGACCGTAATAGCCTTGCTGGTATTGTTCGTGCACATGTAGCGGCTAAAAAAGCCGGTGTACGGCTTATTCCTGCCTGTCGCTTGGACCTACAAGATGGCCCAAGTTTACTCGCTTACCCGACAGATAAAGAAGCGTATGGTCGACTTTCAACATTGTTAACCGTTGGGAACTTAAGGGCTGAAAAAGGCAAATGTGAGTTGTATAAAAAAGATGTATTTCAATATGCTGAGGGAATTATGTTTATTATTTGTCCACCTGAAAAATTGGTGGCTGGTTTTGAGCTAGATCCTTTTTTTATTGAATTTGTACAGCAATGTCAACAGTTCCTCCAGGGCTTTCTTAGTCTAGGTATTAAAAAACTCTATCGTGGAGATGATTCAAAACTATTGTTTAGAATAAATCAACTTGGTAAACAATGCGATATTCCACTTGTTGTTCTCGGCGATGTATATTATCATATACCTGAAAGGCGTGAATTGCAGGATATTTTAACATGTATCCGTCAAAAATGTACTATACAAATTGCTGGGTTCAATTTGCATCCCAATGCAGAACGCTACCTAAAGTCAATCACTGAAGTTGAACGTTTGTTTAGGGGGTATCCCGAGGCTATCGAACAGAGTGTAAAAATTGCAAATGCTTGTCATTTTTCCTTAGATGATTTGAAATATGTATATCCCGATGAGTTATCTTCTAATGGGCGAACGACGCAGGAGGAATTAACCTATCTAACTTGGGAAGGAGCCAAGAAAAAATTTGACGGTGATATCCCCGATAGCATTCGGGAAACGATTCAAATGGAACTTGATTTTATCCAGCGTAAAAATTATGCTTCTTATTTTTTGACGGTATATGATTATGTTCGATTTGCCAAAGAAAAAGGAATTTTATGTCAGGGGCGAGGTTCCGCGGCAAATTCTACGGTTTGTTACTGTTTGGGAATTACTTCGGTGGATCCCTCTAAATATAGGCTTCTTTTTGCACGATTTATGTCCGATGCCCGCGATGAACCACCAGATATAGATGTCGACTTTGAACATGAACGTCGTGAGGAAGTAATCCAATATATTTATGAGAAATATGGACGCAATCGAGCTGCCATTGTGGCTACAGTTACACAAGTACGTTCAAAAGGAGCTATACGTGATGTTGGTAAGGCCATGGGACTATCTTTAGATGCTGTAGGGCGTTTAGCAGGCATAGTAAGTAGCCATTGGGATGATGTTATCAATTTAGAGCGTTTAGTTGAACAGGGCTTTAATCCCGAAGACCAGCATCTGAGAAAAGTGCTGGAGTTGACGTATCAATATATTGGATTTCCGAGGCAACTGGGCCAGCATACTGGTGGGTTTGTAATTACACAAGGTAATTTACATGAACTCTGTCCTGTAATAAATGCTCGAATGGATAATCGCACCAATCTCGAATGGAATAAAGATGATCTGGAAGCACTCGGTTTTCTGAAAGTAGATGTATTGGCTTTGGGAATGTTGACCTGTATCCGAAAGGCTTTTGAACTCGCAAGAAAACATTACGGAAAAGAGCTTACACTCGCCGACATTGGAGCCGAGGACGATCCAAAGGTTTACGATATGATCTGTCATGCAGATACCTTAGGTGTATTTCAGATTGAAAGCCGGGCCCAGATGTCGATGTTACCCCGATTAAAGCCTAAAAAATTTTATGATTTGGTGATTGAAGTGGCTATAGTACGTCCGGGACCTATACAAGGGGATATGGTGCATCCCTATTTACGTCGTCGAAATAAAGAAGAAGAAGTTGATTATCCTAGTCAAGAGATCGAAGCTATTCTTGAAAAAACTTTAGGAGTTCCTCTTTTCCAGGAGCAGGCCATGGAAATTGCTATAGTTGCAGCAGGATTTACACCTGCGGAAGCCGACGAATTGAGGCGTAGTATGGCAACATTCAAATCCAAAGGGCAGGTATCTTCCTTTCACCAAAAAATGGTCGATGGCATGGTCAAAAAAAACTATTCAGAAGAATTTGCCAATCGAGTCTTTAAGCAGCTGGAAGGATTCGGAAGTTATGGCTTTCCAGAGAGCCATGCAGCATCTTTTGCATTACTAGTATATGTGTCCTCATGGCTTAAGTATTATTATCCAGATATTTTTGCTGCATCCTTATTGAATAGTCAGCCGATGGGCTTTTATCAGCCCGCTCAAATTGTTATTGATGCACAGAAACATGGTGTACTGGTACATCCTATTGATGTAAATCATTCAACTTGGGACAATACGTTAAAGGGTGAGATGGGTAAACCACATGCCCTTCAATTGGGGTTACGCCAAATTAAAGGATTTTCCATGGAAGAGGCCGTCGTGCTAACTACTGGTCGGCACAATGGCTATTCATCCATTACTGCAATGATGGACGTTGGATTATCGCTTGCTACCTTAGAAAAGTTAGCGCATGCAGATGCGTTTAGGTCGCTGAATATGGATCGTCGACAAGCACTTTGGGAAATTACAGCATTAGGTGATCGGCCAATTGAATTATTTAAAGGGCAAGCTTCTGAAAGTATAACCGAGGGACAGATCCAGTTACCATTGCTTACGGAAAGTCAGCATGTGGTTGCAGACTATGCAAAAACATCGCTATCCATTAAAGCACATCCGGTGAGCTTTTTGCGAGGAAAGCTAGATCTTCTCCATGTAGTGCCGACAGCAAAATTGGGAGGGATAAAAAATGATATGCCGGTCAAGATATGTGGATTGATTACCGTTAGGCAACGTCCAGGAACCTCTAAAGGTGTTTTGTTTATCACCATTGAAGATGATACAGGTTTTGCAAATATTGTGGTTTGGAGTACTGTGTTTGAAAAATATCGGAAAGAGATCCTTCGGGGAAAGCTCCTTATGGTCGCTGGTAAAATTCAAGCTGAAGGAGAAGTTATTCATGTCATTGCGCAACGTTGCTTTGATATGTCTGGCTTGCTAATGGATTTAACAGCAGAAAATGATAATGCTGCAGGCGTATTTCATAAAGGAAGAAATTTTCATTGA